The following are encoded in a window of Candidatus Margulisiibacteriota bacterium genomic DNA:
- a CDS encoding MFS transporter translates to MKSSKILGFDKNVFWMGITSFFTDVGSEMIYPILPVFLSSVLGVNKAFIGLIEGIAEATASLIKLVSGWLSDKLGKRKEIVVFGYSLSTLAKPFLAISAAGWHVLGLRFLDRLGKGLRSSPRDALIAESCESCDRGKSFGFHRALDSAGAMAGPAIAFILMPLLGGFTGAGLAAASPYRIIFLLSAIPAAIAVIILILFVKENNNGRDVSRHIPAKQSKLNLKPLLNKNFLAFMLIYTLFTLGNSSDAFLILRAQDFNISLYFIPLLWMMFNGVYTAFCLPAGKISDIVGRKKVIVTGLIVYSLVYFGFGRSSQAWHIWALFALYGAYYGIIEGTSRALIADSIPANVRATAYGIYNTMIGFSAFFSSVIMGLLWQTFGPTIAFSFGGSLAAVSAVLLILFI, encoded by the coding sequence ATGAAATCCTCAAAGATCCTCGGTTTTGACAAAAATGTCTTCTGGATGGGCATAACCAGCTTTTTTACGGATGTCGGCTCCGAAATGATATACCCTATCCTTCCGGTATTCCTTTCATCCGTTCTTGGAGTTAACAAGGCGTTCATAGGACTTATAGAAGGCATTGCGGAGGCAACGGCAAGTCTTATAAAGCTGGTATCGGGCTGGCTTTCGGATAAGTTGGGAAAAAGAAAAGAGATCGTTGTCTTTGGCTACAGCCTTTCTACTCTGGCAAAACCTTTTCTTGCCATCTCCGCCGCAGGTTGGCATGTTCTCGGTCTTAGGTTTCTTGACAGACTTGGAAAAGGCCTTCGATCTTCGCCAAGAGACGCTCTGATAGCTGAATCCTGCGAGTCCTGCGACAGAGGCAAATCATTTGGTTTTCACCGGGCGCTTGACAGCGCCGGGGCTATGGCGGGACCGGCGATCGCGTTTATTTTGATGCCCTTGTTGGGTGGGTTTACAGGGGCGGGGCTTGCGGCTGCAAGCCCCTACAGGATCATATTTTTGTTGTCTGCTATACCGGCCGCGATCGCCGTCATTATCCTTATTTTGTTTGTAAAAGAAAACAATAATGGTAGGGACGTGTCGCGACACATCCCTGCAAAACAATCAAAATTAAATCTAAAACCCCTCCTCAATAAAAACTTCCTCGCGTTTATGTTGATATACACCCTTTTCACCCTGGGAAATTCGTCGGACGCTTTTTTAATATTAAGAGCTCAAGATTTCAACATCTCGTTGTATTTTATCCCTCTTTTATGGATGATGTTCAACGGCGTCTATACCGCATTTTGTCTTCCGGCGGGAAAGATATCGGATATCGTGGGCAGAAAAAAAGTGATCGTCACGGGACTGATCGTTTACAGCCTTGTATATTTTGGTTTTGGAAGATCATCGCAGGCCTGGCATATCTGGGCGCTCTTTGCTCTTTACGGAGCTTATTACGGAATAATCGAAGGCACTTCCAGGGCCTTGATAGCCGACAGCATCCCTGCGAATGTTAGAGCAACGGCTTATGGCATCTACAATACGATGATAGGATTTTCCGCATTTTTCTCGAGCGTTATCATGGGGCTTCTCTGGCAGACATTCGGACCAACCATAGCGTTCTCTTTTGGCGGCAGTCTGGCAGCTGTGTCTGCGGTCCTTCTGATACTGTTTATCTAA
- the pgi gene encoding glucose-6-phosphate isomerase, protein MPSSSNDLKSWKALRNSSENFVPDLKGWFEKDSKRAERFSIDSAHIFYDYSRQLIDKSIFSLLIKLAEESGLRNKIEDMFCGKKINITEDRSVLHAALRNISGAPVLVDGKDVMPGVNSVLEKIKVFSGEIHSGKRKGVTGKKLTTIVSVGIGGSYLGPEYLAESCRPYAKEGMRLIFIANVDGADFTVKTTGINPEETLFVIVSKTFTTAETMKNAGTAKEWMQNKLGDSPDVIKKHFIAVSTAKDKVKAFGIDTENMFAFWGWVGGRFSATSAVGGVPLSLYLGFDNFRKVLEGARWMDEHFRKEPFEKNIPVVCALLDIWNINFLGLKSRALLPYSQLLGKLPAHTQQVEMESNGKSVDIEGKELGFDTGEVVFGEPGTNGQHSFYQLIHQGTQVIPCDFIGFVKPQYEVGVSSLTEVSHHEELMTNFFAQPDALAFGKDDELPQKRFSGNRPSSSLLLKELTPFTAGALLALTEHRAAAKGFIWGINSFDQFGVELGKKLGIKIREEMLKKHKDSAYKFDTGNSSTDEMMELFFKG, encoded by the coding sequence ATGCCGTCATCATCAAACGACTTAAAAAGCTGGAAAGCCTTGCGGAACTCTTCAGAAAATTTTGTTCCAGATCTTAAGGGCTGGTTTGAAAAGGACTCCAAAAGGGCAGAGAGGTTTTCTATTGATTCCGCACATATATTTTATGATTACTCAAGGCAGCTGATAGACAAAAGTATATTTTCCCTTCTAATAAAACTGGCGGAAGAATCGGGGCTCCGAAACAAGATCGAAGACATGTTCTGCGGGAAGAAGATCAATATCACGGAAGACAGGTCGGTTCTTCATGCTGCGCTTCGGAATATTTCCGGCGCCCCTGTTTTAGTTGACGGCAAAGACGTAATGCCGGGAGTTAATTCTGTTCTTGAAAAGATAAAGGTTTTTTCCGGTGAGATCCATTCCGGTAAAAGAAAAGGCGTCACCGGCAAAAAACTGACAACGATAGTGTCCGTAGGCATAGGCGGTTCCTATCTTGGCCCCGAATATCTGGCGGAATCCTGCAGACCGTACGCAAAAGAGGGGATGAGGCTGATCTTTATCGCAAACGTGGACGGAGCTGATTTTACGGTAAAAACGACCGGAATTAATCCTGAAGAGACCCTTTTTGTCATTGTGTCCAAGACCTTTACCACGGCAGAGACCATGAAGAACGCCGGAACCGCAAAAGAATGGATGCAAAATAAGCTGGGGGACTCTCCGGATGTGATCAAAAAACACTTCATAGCGGTTTCAACAGCTAAGGATAAGGTCAAGGCTTTTGGGATAGACACGGAGAACATGTTCGCATTCTGGGGCTGGGTCGGCGGCAGGTTCAGCGCGACTTCGGCGGTAGGCGGGGTGCCTCTATCGCTTTATCTGGGCTTTGATAATTTTAGGAAGGTCCTCGAGGGAGCACGCTGGATGGACGAGCATTTCAGAAAAGAGCCTTTTGAAAAAAATATACCTGTAGTTTGCGCGCTCCTTGACATTTGGAACATAAATTTTTTGGGTCTAAAGAGCAGGGCGCTGCTTCCTTACAGCCAGCTGCTTGGAAAACTTCCTGCTCACACGCAGCAGGTGGAGATGGAAAGCAACGGCAAAAGCGTTGATATAGAAGGCAAAGAACTGGGCTTTGACACGGGAGAGGTGGTGTTTGGCGAGCCGGGTACCAACGGCCAGCATTCCTTTTACCAGTTGATACACCAGGGAACGCAGGTGATCCCGTGCGATTTTATCGGTTTTGTCAAGCCGCAGTACGAGGTGGGAGTTTCATCTTTGACCGAGGTCAGCCACCATGAAGAACTTATGACGAACTTTTTTGCCCAGCCGGACGCTCTTGCCTTTGGCAAGGATGACGAGCTTCCGCAAAAAAGGTTCTCCGGCAACAGGCCTTCCAGTTCGCTCCTGCTTAAGGAGTTGACCCCATTTACGGCCGGGGCACTGCTTGCCTTAACGGAGCACCGCGCAGCGGCCAAGGGCTTTATCTGGGGTATCAACAGTTTTGACCAGTTCGGGGTTGAGCTCGGGAAAAAGTTGGGGATCAAGATAAGAGAAGAAATGCTTAAAAAACACAAAGACAGCGCCTACAAATTTGACACCGGAAATTCCTCAACAGATGAGATGATGGAGCTGTTCTTCAAAGGCTGA